One stretch of Corynebacterium auriscanis DNA includes these proteins:
- the hisD gene encoding histidinol dehydrogenase, protein MTSLKLSRLDLRGTTPTTASLRHSLPRGGTDVDSVLPAVAPVVEDIRAHGAAAALRYGEKFDGVVPPAVKVPASVIDAATDELDEAVMGALVEAIRRVRAFHATQVPADHEEEIAPGGIVGERYIPIRRVGLYVPGGKAVYPSSVIMNVVPAQEAGVESLVVASPPQETGWPHTTVLAACKLLGVEEVWAVGGAQAVALMAYGDDAEQLEPVDMITGPGNIFVTAAKRLVRSVVGIDSEAGPTEIAIVADDSADAVEVAYDLISQAEHDPMAASVLITDSPQLADAVEKEIAQRYSVTLNADRVREALEGQQSGIVVVDDLDMAIQVADAYAAEHLEIHTRDAESVAARITNAGAIFIGRYSPVPLGDYAAGSNHVLPTSGTARHASGLSTHTFLKAVHVVNYSKQALEEVAGTVITLANAERLPAHGEAIKARLNSNATGPTIPQGVN, encoded by the coding sequence ATGACCTCGCTGAAACTTTCGCGCCTCGACCTTCGCGGAACAACCCCCACAACGGCCTCCCTCCGCCATAGCCTCCCACGTGGTGGGACGGATGTGGATTCAGTGCTACCGGCAGTCGCGCCGGTCGTCGAGGATATCCGCGCTCACGGTGCCGCTGCCGCCCTGCGGTACGGGGAGAAGTTCGACGGTGTAGTGCCTCCTGCGGTGAAGGTCCCCGCTTCAGTTATCGACGCCGCCACGGACGAGCTCGACGAAGCCGTCATGGGGGCGCTGGTGGAAGCGATCCGGCGTGTGCGTGCTTTTCATGCCACCCAAGTTCCCGCCGATCACGAGGAGGAAATCGCCCCCGGCGGAATCGTTGGAGAGCGCTACATTCCAATCCGTCGCGTGGGTCTATACGTGCCCGGCGGCAAAGCTGTGTACCCATCCAGCGTGATCATGAACGTTGTCCCCGCCCAGGAGGCGGGGGTGGAATCGCTCGTGGTGGCGTCCCCCCCACAAGAAACCGGCTGGCCGCACACAACCGTACTCGCCGCGTGCAAGCTGTTGGGAGTAGAAGAAGTGTGGGCTGTCGGTGGAGCCCAGGCCGTGGCCCTCATGGCGTACGGCGATGATGCCGAGCAGTTGGAGCCCGTGGACATGATCACGGGGCCGGGCAACATCTTCGTGACCGCCGCCAAGCGACTGGTACGCAGTGTCGTGGGTATCGATTCGGAGGCGGGACCTACGGAAATCGCCATCGTGGCCGATGACAGCGCGGATGCGGTGGAGGTGGCCTATGACCTGATCAGCCAAGCCGAGCATGACCCTATGGCAGCCAGCGTGCTGATCACCGACTCGCCCCAGCTGGCGGATGCGGTGGAAAAGGAAATCGCACAGCGCTACTCGGTGACGTTGAACGCAGACCGCGTGCGCGAGGCCCTGGAGGGTCAGCAATCCGGCATCGTTGTCGTCGACGATCTTGACATGGCAATTCAGGTAGCCGATGCCTACGCGGCCGAGCATTTGGAGATTCACACTCGCGATGCCGAATCCGTAGCTGCGCGTATCACCAATGCCGGCGCGATCTTCATCGGTCGTTACAGTCCCGTGCCTTTAGGCGACTATGCAGCGGGCTCCAACCACGTGTTGCCGACCTCCGGAACCGCCCGCCACGCATCGGGTTTGTCCACGCACACGTTCCTCAAGGCCGTGCACGTGGTGAACTATTCCAAGCAGGCGCTGGAAGAGGTGGCGGGTACCGTTATCACACTGGCCAATGCCGAGCGATTGCCAGCCCACGGTGAAGCCATCAAAGCGCGCCTGAATTCGAATGCAACCGGGCCGACAATTCCCCAGGGAGTGAACTAA
- a CDS encoding histidinol-phosphate transaminase — MTDYQLSDLPLRDELRGKSAYGAPQLTVTNQLNTNENPYPPGPAIVEDLVEEVRKLSGSLNRYPERDAHDLRVDLARYVSAQTGVEVTYEQLWAANGSNEVLQQLLQAFGGPGRKAMGFTPSYSMHPILCAGTQTEFIAVERPEALDFAIDVEAAAAAIAEHSPDVIFITTPNNPTGNITTLGDIDTLVRLAPGIVIVDEAYAEFSHEPSAVQLLQKYPTKLVVSRTMSKAFDFAGGRLGYFVAHPAFVEAVMLVRLPYHLSTLGQAAARVALRHSDDTLATVELLRQQREVVVAGLRELGLRVIESHSNFVFFGVFQDSHATWQEFLDRDVLIRDVGVPGWLRATIGLPEENQAFLEAAREVVEQRGVENKDPQGVQP; from the coding sequence ATGACCGATTACCAGCTGTCCGATCTGCCGCTGCGCGACGAACTACGTGGAAAAAGCGCCTATGGTGCGCCGCAGTTGACGGTGACCAACCAGTTGAACACCAACGAGAACCCATATCCACCGGGACCGGCCATCGTGGAGGACCTGGTGGAGGAGGTCCGGAAGCTTTCCGGTTCTCTTAACCGTTACCCTGAGCGCGATGCTCACGACTTGCGGGTGGACTTGGCGCGGTACGTCTCGGCACAAACCGGCGTGGAGGTCACTTACGAGCAGTTATGGGCCGCCAACGGTTCCAACGAGGTGCTACAGCAATTGTTGCAGGCCTTCGGCGGGCCAGGCCGCAAGGCGATGGGTTTTACTCCGAGTTATTCCATGCACCCCATTTTGTGCGCCGGAACCCAGACGGAATTCATCGCCGTGGAGCGCCCCGAGGCCCTAGATTTCGCCATCGACGTGGAGGCCGCTGCCGCAGCCATTGCGGAACACTCGCCGGACGTTATTTTTATTACGACGCCCAACAATCCCACCGGCAACATCACCACCTTGGGTGACATTGACACCTTGGTTCGACTGGCCCCTGGGATCGTCATCGTCGATGAGGCTTACGCGGAATTCTCGCACGAACCCAGCGCCGTGCAACTGCTGCAGAAATACCCTACCAAGCTGGTGGTTTCCCGCACGATGAGCAAAGCCTTCGACTTCGCGGGTGGCCGGCTGGGATACTTTGTGGCGCACCCCGCGTTCGTAGAAGCCGTGATGCTGGTGCGCCTGCCGTATCACCTGTCCACCCTGGGACAGGCGGCCGCGCGGGTGGCGCTGCGCCACAGTGACGACACCCTCGCCACTGTGGAACTGTTGCGTCAACAGCGCGAAGTTGTGGTCGCCGGGCTACGGGAATTGGGGTTGCGCGTCATCGAATCACATTCGAACTTCGTGTTCTTCGGAGTGTTCCAGGACAGCCACGCCACGTGGCAGGAATTCCTGGATCGCGACGTGCTGATCCGCGACGTAGGCGTACCTGGCTGGCTGCGCGCCACCATTGGCCTGCCCGAAGAGAACCAGGCGTTCCTCGAAGCAGCCCGCGAGGTCGTGGAGCAGCGTGGCGTCGAGAATAAAGACCCCCAAGGAGTACAACCATGA
- the hisB gene encoding imidazoleglycerol-phosphate dehydratase HisB: MTQRIGTASRTTRESDITVEWNLDGTGKTDISTGLPFFDHMLTALGAHGSFDLKVHATGDVEIDAHHTVEDTAIVMGQALQQALGDKAGIRRFGDAFIPMDECLAHAAVDVSGRPYYVGTGEPETMVTAVIGGHYATVINQHFFESLAFNARIALHVRCLYGRDPHHITEAEFKAVARALREAVEADPRTTGIPSTKGAL; this comes from the coding sequence ATGACACAACGAATTGGCACGGCAAGCCGCACCACCCGCGAGTCGGACATCACAGTCGAATGGAATCTGGACGGAACGGGGAAGACCGATATCTCCACCGGTTTGCCATTCTTCGACCACATGCTGACGGCCCTGGGTGCGCACGGCAGCTTCGACTTGAAGGTGCACGCGACCGGAGACGTGGAAATCGATGCCCACCACACGGTGGAGGACACGGCAATCGTCATGGGCCAAGCCTTGCAGCAAGCCCTGGGGGATAAAGCCGGCATCCGGCGGTTCGGTGATGCATTCATCCCCATGGACGAGTGCTTGGCACATGCGGCAGTAGACGTTTCCGGTCGGCCGTATTACGTTGGCACAGGCGAACCCGAAACCATGGTGACGGCCGTCATCGGCGGGCACTACGCCACGGTCATCAATCAGCACTTCTTTGAATCGCTGGCGTTTAACGCGCGCATTGCACTGCACGTGCGCTGCCTCTACGGGCGCGATCCGCACCACATCACAGAGGCCGAGTTCAAAGCCGTGGCTCGCGCACTACGCGAAGCCGTGGAAGCTGATCCACGCACCACCGGCATCCCATCGACCAAGGGTGCTCTGTAA
- a CDS encoding MFS transporter yields MALLARPEGLSPEDMDKLDSVFKAPGLVATLISVFCAFGGWALLLPVVPLAVIDAGGSDSLAGLSTGVFMVATVVTQAFTPAILRRVGHMPVMALASLLLGAPAALYALDMSPAMVLGVAVVRGIGFGAVTVAEAALIAELVPPRLVGRSSGVFGATVGVTQLVAFPLGMWLYSTAGSLVFVLALVYSVVGAMAAIGLPILRRHTDPAVDSESLDFTPPEPRAATWKLATVPGLCIAVAAAGFAAFSTFMAPAIGELDAGAAATIAGLTLSVMGGMQIITRLGSGWWADRVGEPGHLMVAGLVLSLLGLVVAGVAISWELTGWKILVSALGAAALFGAGFGVAQTEALLMMFHRLPREKSALASALWNMTFDSGTGIGATVLGVVAGTFAYQGAFFVAAAFVVVGIVVAVLDHVVGRHRVTDHGNVRERLRRVVRRSVS; encoded by the coding sequence GTGGCTTTGCTGGCCCGACCCGAAGGCTTATCACCGGAGGACATGGACAAGCTGGATTCGGTGTTCAAAGCTCCAGGTCTGGTCGCTACCCTCATTTCCGTCTTCTGTGCCTTCGGCGGGTGGGCTTTGCTGCTGCCGGTGGTGCCGCTTGCTGTTATCGACGCGGGCGGGTCGGATTCCCTCGCCGGCCTTTCCACCGGTGTGTTCATGGTGGCTACCGTGGTCACGCAGGCTTTCACCCCAGCGATTTTGCGCCGGGTGGGGCACATGCCAGTGATGGCGCTGGCCTCGTTGCTGCTGGGTGCGCCGGCGGCGTTGTATGCGTTGGATATGTCACCGGCAATGGTCTTGGGGGTGGCTGTTGTCCGTGGCATTGGTTTCGGCGCCGTGACGGTCGCCGAGGCTGCGCTGATCGCAGAGTTAGTTCCGCCGCGTTTGGTTGGTCGATCCTCGGGTGTGTTCGGCGCCACGGTGGGGGTAACGCAGCTGGTGGCCTTCCCGTTGGGTATGTGGCTGTACTCCACGGCGGGGTCTTTAGTGTTCGTACTGGCCTTGGTCTATTCGGTCGTGGGGGCGATGGCAGCGATTGGGCTTCCTATTTTGCGACGCCACACGGATCCCGCCGTCGATTCCGAGTCCTTGGACTTCACCCCGCCCGAGCCACGCGCTGCCACGTGGAAGCTGGCCACGGTCCCCGGTTTGTGCATCGCTGTGGCCGCGGCGGGATTCGCAGCCTTCAGCACGTTCATGGCCCCCGCGATCGGGGAGCTCGATGCCGGGGCGGCAGCCACGATCGCGGGCCTGACGTTGTCCGTGATGGGGGGCATGCAGATCATCACGCGTTTGGGGTCCGGCTGGTGGGCTGACCGCGTGGGTGAACCCGGCCACCTGATGGTCGCGGGCCTAGTGTTGTCTTTGCTGGGGCTGGTGGTCGCTGGAGTGGCGATCTCCTGGGAACTGACCGGCTGGAAGATCCTCGTTTCTGCCTTGGGTGCAGCTGCGTTGTTCGGCGCTGGTTTTGGGGTTGCGCAGACGGAGGCACTGTTGATGATGTTCCATCGCCTACCGCGCGAAAAATCCGCGCTGGCCAGTGCGTTATGGAACATGACCTTTGATTCCGGTACGGGTATCGGTGCCACCGTGCTGGGTGTAGTCGCTGGAACTTTCGCTTACCAGGGGGCTTTTTTCGTTGCGGCCGCATTCGTCGTGGTGGGCATCGTGGTGGCCGTGTTGGATCACGTCGTTGGTCGCCACCGAGTCACTGACCACGGCAATGTCCGAGAGCGGTTGCGGCGTGTGGTTCGCCGCTCAGTATCATAA
- the hisH gene encoding imidazole glycerol phosphate synthase subunit HisH, translating to MTHPGSPESAATESTAVPTVALLDYGSGNVRSAQRAVERAGATVSVTRDPYEVLEADGLLVPGVGAFSACMRQLKEVNGDRMIGQRLAGGRPVLGICVGMQILFDAGVEFADHSDHGSTPGMGEWPGMVTKLEARVLPHMGWNTVQVDDDSQMFAGGLDHEHFYFVHSYAARDWELFTDGRTEAPKVHWAEHDGCRFVAAVENGPLWATQFHPEKSGDAGLGLLRNWVATL from the coding sequence ATGACACACCCTGGTTCCCCCGAATCCGCGGCCACTGAGTCCACCGCAGTCCCCACGGTGGCGTTGCTCGATTACGGCAGTGGCAACGTTCGCTCGGCACAACGCGCGGTAGAACGCGCCGGCGCAACGGTATCTGTCACGCGGGACCCGTACGAGGTTCTCGAAGCAGACGGGTTGCTGGTCCCAGGGGTCGGAGCCTTCTCTGCCTGCATGCGCCAGCTCAAGGAAGTCAACGGCGACCGGATGATCGGCCAGCGGCTGGCCGGTGGGCGGCCCGTTCTTGGCATCTGCGTTGGCATGCAAATTCTCTTCGACGCCGGCGTGGAATTCGCCGACCACTCCGACCACGGCAGCACTCCGGGTATGGGCGAGTGGCCCGGCATGGTGACCAAGCTCGAAGCGCGTGTCCTGCCACACATGGGGTGGAACACGGTGCAGGTGGATGACGACAGCCAGATGTTCGCCGGAGGCTTGGATCACGAGCACTTTTATTTTGTGCACTCCTACGCGGCACGCGATTGGGAGCTGTTCACCGATGGGCGCACTGAAGCTCCCAAGGTGCACTGGGCGGAACACGACGGGTGCCGTTTCGTCGCTGCTGTGGAAAACGGGCCGCTGTGGGCTACGCAATTCCATCCGGAGAAATCCGGCGATGCCGGCCTAGGGCTACTCCGGAATTGGGTCGCCACTCTATGA
- the priA gene encoding bifunctional 1-(5-phosphoribosyl)-5-((5-phosphoribosylamino)methylideneamino)imidazole-4-carboxamide isomerase/phosphoribosylanthranilate isomerase PriA: protein MSQNANTKLTLLPAVDVAEGQAVRLTQGAAGTETSYGSPLEAALEWQNAGADWIHLVDLDAAFGRGSNFDILNEVTGALDIDVELSGGIRDDESLERALSTGCRRVNIGTAALENPQWCEEIIQKYGDRVAIGLDTREIDGEWRLRGRGWTSDGGDLWEVLERLDSQGVSRVVVTDVSRDGMLNGPNIDLLRDVSAATQAPVVASGGISSLDDLRALRQIVAEGVDSAIVGKALYAGKFTLAEALEVAGQ, encoded by the coding sequence ATGTCACAAAACGCGAATACCAAGTTGACCCTGTTGCCCGCTGTCGATGTTGCCGAGGGCCAGGCGGTGCGCCTGACCCAAGGTGCTGCGGGAACCGAAACCAGTTACGGTTCCCCCTTAGAGGCCGCCTTGGAGTGGCAGAATGCCGGCGCCGATTGGATCCACTTGGTGGACTTGGATGCTGCGTTTGGGCGTGGATCCAACTTCGACATCCTCAACGAGGTCACCGGTGCGCTCGATATCGACGTGGAGCTGTCCGGCGGAATCCGCGATGACGAGTCCCTCGAGCGTGCCCTGTCCACCGGGTGCCGGCGCGTCAACATTGGTACCGCAGCCCTCGAGAATCCGCAGTGGTGCGAGGAGATTATTCAGAAGTACGGCGATCGGGTAGCCATCGGCCTGGATACCCGCGAGATTGATGGCGAGTGGCGCCTGCGCGGTCGCGGATGGACGTCCGATGGTGGTGACTTGTGGGAGGTCCTAGAGCGTTTGGATTCCCAAGGTGTCAGCCGCGTAGTGGTTACCGATGTCAGTCGCGACGGTATGCTCAACGGACCGAATATCGACCTTCTGCGCGACGTTTCCGCTGCTACGCAAGCCCCTGTTGTTGCCTCCGGCGGTATCTCCAGCTTGGACGACCTGCGGGCGCTGCGCCAGATCGTGGCGGAGGGCGTGGATTCTGCCATCGTCGGTAAGGCCCTATACGCCGGCAAGTTCACACTGGCTGAGGCGCTGGAGGTCGCTGGGCAATGA